A part of Curtobacterium sp. MCLR17_036 genomic DNA contains:
- a CDS encoding alkaline phosphatase family protein has translation MGTSVPTAPDAAANLADVLPSCLVALGAADDTWLRESGLEARITLRPARSAVVVLVDGLGAGALSARAGHARWLAAAKGTGTAKKLRSGFPTTTAAALTTLTTGRSPGTHGVVGYSGWEPGSGTVVNLLSGWDNQVPAGWLLSETLFTRATGLGVDPVVVGPDRYRSSGMTANVLGGARYVSADSIPDRVDAALAATATGRSLVYLYVPELDSIGHKHGWQSDRWTAALELLDGELARLDARSAADVGVLVTADHGVLDVPEHANIAIDPLLLTDVVGVAGDPRCRQLTVAPGTDVRALVGAFRAKYGKKAFVASRDEAVEAGWFGTVDPRVAPRIGDVVLVARGSWAFNDDRALRANETPRRMVGQHGAMTDDELFVPLRLAGAFA, from the coding sequence ATGGGAACCAGCGTACCGACGGCCCCCGACGCCGCCGCGAACCTCGCCGACGTCCTGCCGAGTTGCCTCGTCGCGCTCGGCGCCGCGGACGACACGTGGTTGCGCGAGAGCGGCCTGGAGGCCCGGATCACCCTCCGCCCCGCCCGTTCCGCGGTCGTCGTGCTGGTCGACGGCCTCGGTGCCGGCGCGCTGTCCGCGCGTGCCGGGCACGCCCGTTGGCTCGCGGCAGCGAAGGGGACCGGCACCGCGAAGAAGCTGCGGAGCGGGTTCCCGACGACCACGGCCGCCGCGCTCACGACGCTCACGACGGGGCGCTCGCCCGGCACCCACGGGGTCGTCGGTTACAGCGGGTGGGAGCCCGGTTCCGGCACCGTCGTCAACCTGCTGAGCGGGTGGGACAACCAGGTCCCGGCGGGGTGGCTGCTGTCAGAGACACTGTTCACCCGCGCGACCGGGCTCGGCGTCGACCCGGTGGTGGTCGGCCCCGATCGCTACCGGTCGTCGGGCATGACCGCGAACGTGCTCGGCGGGGCGCGCTACGTCTCGGCCGACTCGATCCCGGACCGCGTCGACGCCGCCCTCGCCGCGACGGCGACCGGCCGCTCGCTCGTCTACCTGTACGTGCCGGAGCTCGACTCGATCGGGCACAAGCACGGCTGGCAGTCGGACCGCTGGACCGCGGCGCTCGAACTGCTCGACGGGGAGCTCGCCCGGCTCGACGCCCGGTCGGCTGCCGACGTCGGCGTGCTCGTGACGGCGGACCACGGCGTGCTCGACGTCCCCGAGCACGCGAACATCGCCATCGACCCGCTGCTGCTGACCGACGTCGTCGGCGTCGCGGGGGACCCGCGTTGCCGGCAGCTCACCGTCGCCCCCGGTACCGACGTCCGGGCCCTGGTCGGTGCCTTCCGGGCGAAGTACGGCAAGAAGGCCTTCGTGGCGAGCCGTGACGAGGCCGTCGAGGCGGGCTGGTTCGGCACCGTCGACCCGCGGGTCGCACCGCGCATCGGCGACGTGGTCCTGGTCGCCCGCGGTTCCTGGGCCTTCAACGACGACCGGGCGCTGCGTGCGAACGAGACGCCTCGCCGGATGGTCGGTCAGCACGGGGCCATGACGGACGACGAGCTGTTCGTCCCGCTCCGGCTCGCCGGCGCCTTCGCCTAG
- the sepH gene encoding septation protein SepH gives MRVIGVESGALLLATDGGTEFRLPVTSSLPGQVRQANPEAGSQKRVSPKDVQARIRGGADAADVAAALDVDVEYVRRFEGPVLAERAFILDASHRVPVTPVDDQAPDTFGEAITAKLEAGEATAITWGSWKHPESGWQVRVRYTAAEVEHDAQWRFDPKTSTLVPDNGDAHRLSHTEDEGIAPRLRAVEYEQQDDDGTRFDSGAFRVDEPDEAPAEPEPVDRAPLRAPLPRIGQAVVDERAPGNETADLLEALRRRRGEREAASFTDQRDEPRGTSISVVDIPLQGFEDDDARGTAPQPTEDRPTSAPEAEGRQERRKRNRRSMPSWDEIVFGTRPDDDPA, from the coding sequence GTGAGAGTCATCGGAGTCGAGTCCGGCGCACTCCTGCTGGCGACCGACGGCGGCACCGAGTTCCGGTTGCCCGTCACGTCGTCGCTGCCGGGGCAGGTCCGCCAGGCGAACCCGGAGGCGGGATCGCAGAAGCGCGTCTCCCCGAAGGACGTCCAGGCGCGCATCCGCGGCGGTGCCGACGCCGCGGACGTCGCCGCCGCGCTCGACGTGGACGTCGAGTACGTCCGTCGCTTCGAGGGCCCGGTGCTGGCCGAGCGTGCTTTCATCCTCGACGCCTCGCACCGCGTCCCGGTGACCCCGGTCGACGACCAGGCCCCCGACACCTTCGGCGAGGCGATCACCGCCAAGCTCGAGGCCGGCGAGGCCACCGCGATCACCTGGGGCTCCTGGAAGCACCCGGAGAGCGGCTGGCAGGTGCGCGTGCGCTACACGGCGGCCGAGGTCGAGCACGACGCGCAGTGGCGCTTCGACCCGAAGACGTCGACCCTGGTGCCGGACAACGGCGACGCCCACCGGTTGTCGCACACCGAGGACGAGGGCATCGCCCCGCGTCTGCGTGCCGTCGAGTACGAGCAGCAGGACGACGACGGCACCCGCTTCGACTCGGGCGCCTTCCGCGTCGACGAGCCCGACGAGGCCCCTGCCGAGCCCGAGCCCGTGGACCGCGCGCCCCTGCGTGCGCCGCTGCCCCGCATCGGCCAGGCCGTGGTGGACGAGCGTGCGCCCGGCAACGAGACCGCCGACCTGCTCGAGGCCCTGCGTCGCCGACGCGGTGAGCGCGAGGCCGCCTCCTTCACGGACCAGCGAGACGAGCCCCGCGGCACGTCGATCAGCGTCGTGGACATCCCGCTGCAGGGCTTCGAGGACGACGACGCACGCGGGACGGCACCGCAGCCGACCGAGGACCGTCCGACCTCCGCCCCCGAGGCCGAGGGACGTCAGGAGCGTCGCAAGCGCAACCGTCGGTCGATGCCGAGCTGGGACGAGATCGTCTTCGGCACCCGTCCGGACGACGACCCCGCCTGA
- a CDS encoding DUF4193 domain-containing protein: protein MATDYDAPRKTDDNSDSESIEALKERVPDKMSGVVDDDSDNPGSFELAGQDLSDVDLDVVVLPPQVDEFTCVECFLVKHRSQLDHESKLGPVCAECAAL, encoded by the coding sequence ATGGCCACCGATTACGACGCCCCCCGGAAGACCGACGACAACTCCGACTCGGAGTCGATCGAGGCCCTCAAGGAGCGCGTTCCCGACAAGATGTCGGGGGTCGTCGACGATGATTCGGACAACCCCGGCAGCTTCGAACTCGCCGGGCAGGACCTCAGCGACGTCGACCTCGACGTCGTGGTGCTGCCCCCGCAGGTCGATGAGTTCACCTGCGTCGAGTGCTTCCTCGTGAAGCACCGCTCCCAGCTCGACCACGAGTCGAAGCTCGGACCGGTCTGCGCGGAATGCGCAGCGCTGTAG
- a CDS encoding DUF3093 domain-containing protein, protein MTLYRERLWAPPALYLATALVIPASLLVFLPISVLAGVLVAIGMYLGVLVLLWVLAPVVEVTDTEFRAGRARLPRALVGSVEAYEGAEATAQRGPRLDARAWTLFRGYVRDVVKVEVRDDADPTPYWLVSVRQPAKVVEALRS, encoded by the coding sequence GTGACCCTGTACCGCGAACGACTCTGGGCGCCCCCGGCGCTCTACCTGGCGACGGCCCTCGTCATCCCGGCGTCCCTGCTCGTCTTCCTGCCCATCAGCGTCCTGGCCGGCGTACTCGTGGCCATCGGCATGTACCTCGGCGTGCTCGTCCTGCTCTGGGTCCTCGCCCCCGTCGTCGAGGTCACCGACACCGAGTTCCGCGCGGGTCGGGCTCGACTCCCCCGGGCCCTCGTCGGATCGGTCGAGGCCTACGAGGGCGCCGAGGCCACCGCGCAGCGCGGGCCGCGGCTCGACGCCCGGGCGTGGACGCTGTTCCGCGGGTACGTGCGCGACGTCGTGAAGGTCGAGGTCCGCGACGACGCCGACCCCACGCCGTACTGGCTCGTCAGCGTGCGGCAGCCGGCCAAGGTCGTCGAGGCGCTGCGGTCCTGA
- the dut gene encoding dUTP diphosphatase — protein MTEPVDVLWTGENAPGHAHPGDAGADLVSTEAFVLQPGERRLVGTGLRIALPDGYAAFVVPRSGLAAKHGITIVNAPGTVDAGYRGEVKVALLNTDQTESYAVQVGDRIAQVIVMPVPRVTYTRVDELPDSVRGQGGFGSSGYGDRSGAASGTAGDVQEGTRA, from the coding sequence GTGACCGAACCAGTCGACGTCCTCTGGACCGGGGAGAACGCCCCCGGCCACGCACACCCCGGCGACGCCGGTGCCGACCTCGTCTCGACCGAGGCCTTCGTGCTGCAGCCGGGCGAGCGACGCCTGGTCGGCACGGGCCTGCGGATCGCGCTGCCCGACGGGTACGCGGCGTTCGTCGTCCCGCGCAGCGGTCTCGCGGCGAAGCACGGCATCACGATCGTGAACGCGCCGGGGACCGTCGACGCCGGCTACCGCGGCGAGGTCAAGGTGGCGCTGCTCAACACGGACCAGACCGAGTCGTACGCGGTGCAGGTCGGCGACCGGATCGCACAGGTGATCGTGATGCCGGTGCCCCGGGTGACCTACACGCGGGTGGACGAGCTGCCCGACAGCGTCCGCGGCCAGGGCGGCTTCGGCTCATCGGGCTACGGTGACCGGAGCGGTGCCGCCAGCGGCACCGCCGGAGACGTTCAGGAAGGAACGCGCGCATGA
- a CDS encoding DUF3710 domain-containing protein — protein MKFGRRKRDEVGVAEAVVDDVEVADTTPEVDIAIDADADLDEVDEVAPTDKSAPGDRAENGPHDETEANLVRPYVDLGGVKVLPREGLHLRLEVEEGSQRVVAVGLDFDESTLQVQPFAAPRSTGLWHEIRAQIADQIEQQGGTVTEVDGPFGPELRASVPVAAEGGVAGMRPARFVGVDGPRWFLRGVIAGKAAEQPDDASEIEELFRSVVVVRGTTPMPPRDLIPLHMPKSTQTAI, from the coding sequence ATGAAGTTCGGCCGACGCAAGCGTGACGAGGTCGGGGTGGCGGAAGCCGTCGTCGACGACGTCGAGGTGGCGGACACCACGCCCGAGGTCGACATCGCGATCGATGCCGACGCAGACCTCGACGAGGTCGACGAGGTCGCCCCCACGGACAAGTCCGCTCCCGGCGACCGTGCCGAGAACGGCCCGCACGACGAGACCGAGGCGAACCTGGTCCGTCCGTACGTGGACCTCGGCGGCGTGAAGGTGCTGCCGCGCGAGGGCCTGCACCTGCGCCTCGAGGTCGAGGAGGGCTCGCAGCGCGTCGTCGCGGTGGGCCTGGACTTCGACGAGTCGACCCTGCAGGTGCAGCCGTTCGCCGCCCCGCGGTCGACCGGCCTGTGGCACGAGATCCGCGCGCAGATCGCCGACCAGATCGAACAGCAGGGCGGCACCGTGACCGAGGTCGACGGGCCGTTCGGCCCGGAGCTCCGTGCCTCGGTCCCGGTCGCGGCCGAGGGCGGGGTCGCGGGCATGCGCCCGGCGCGCTTCGTCGGCGTCGACGGCCCCCGCTGGTTCCTGCGCGGCGTGATCGCCGGCAAGGCGGCCGAGCAGCCCGACGACGCATCCGAGATCGAGGAGCTGTTCCGCAGCGTCGTCGTCGTGCGCGGCACGACGCCGATGCCGCCGCGCGACCTCATCCCGCTGCACATGCCGAAGTCGACCCAGACCGCGATCTGA
- a CDS encoding DUF3159 domain-containing protein — MPDHDDSPRPDGVTDDPLASERAEPLSLNAQLRDAVRNAGIGQVAPGEAPSGRALLTAVGGVRGLAESVLPGLAFLVVYAITKELVPSVVIPVVIGAVFVVLRLLQRQSLAMSLAGILGVAISAGLALVTGKAESNFIPGIVINAVWLVGLLVTLAIRRPLIGLIVGFLLPPDADGSHQDWRADPAKRRVLTVATWIWVGLFAVRLLIEIPLYVTAQVELLAGIKLITGVPLYAAVLWVTWLLVRTVFRREDDTAAV; from the coding sequence GTGCCGGACCACGACGACTCCCCGCGACCCGACGGGGTCACCGACGACCCCCTCGCGTCGGAGCGCGCCGAGCCGCTGTCGCTGAACGCGCAGCTCCGCGACGCGGTGCGGAACGCCGGCATCGGCCAGGTCGCCCCCGGCGAGGCGCCGTCCGGCCGTGCCCTGCTCACCGCGGTGGGCGGCGTGCGCGGTCTCGCCGAGTCCGTCCTGCCCGGTCTCGCCTTCCTGGTCGTCTACGCGATCACGAAGGAGCTCGTGCCGAGCGTCGTGATCCCGGTCGTGATCGGAGCGGTGTTCGTCGTGCTCCGGCTGCTGCAGCGGCAGTCCCTCGCGATGTCGCTCGCCGGCATCCTCGGCGTGGCGATCTCGGCCGGTCTCGCGCTCGTCACGGGCAAGGCCGAGAGCAACTTCATCCCGGGGATCGTCATCAACGCCGTGTGGCTCGTCGGGCTGCTCGTGACGCTGGCGATCCGACGTCCGCTCATCGGGCTGATCGTCGGGTTCCTGCTGCCGCCCGACGCGGACGGCTCGCACCAGGACTGGCGCGCCGATCCGGCGAAGCGCCGCGTGCTGACCGTCGCCACCTGGATCTGGGTCGGCCTCTTCGCGGTCCGGCTGCTCATCGAGATCCCCCTCTACGTGACCGCCCAGGTCGAGCTGCTGGCGGGCATCAAGCTCATCACCGGCGTCCCGCTCTACGCGGCGGTGCTCTGGGTCACCTGGCTGCTCGTCCGCACCGTGTTCCGACGCGAGGACGACACCGCCGCGGTGTAG